From the Ruminiclostridium josui JCM 17888 genome, one window contains:
- a CDS encoding phosphoribosyltransferase family protein, translated as MRLEKIFLDEIEINRIIKRMTYEIYEKNYDTEDIVLIGVNQRGYILAQRISNIARNHKNKNFSTGKVEVYFCNGIFDIQNSLLNLKIEINNKVVILITDVFLTGRISSAAISSIFFHGCPKVIQFATLISGGHRQFPLVPNFTGKNIPTTENQKVTLKLRETDNVECVILM; from the coding sequence ATGCGCTTAGAGAAAATCTTTCTAGACGAAATAGAAATAAACAGGATAATAAAGAGAATGACATACGAAATATACGAAAAAAATTATGATACTGAAGATATAGTTTTAATTGGGGTAAATCAAAGAGGCTATATATTAGCTCAACGTATCTCGAACATTGCCCGAAATCATAAAAATAAAAATTTTTCTACTGGGAAAGTGGAAGTATATTTTTGTAATGGTATATTTGATATTCAAAATAGTTTATTAAATCTAAAGATAGAAATAAATAATAAAGTAGTTATACTTATAACTGATGTATTTTTAACAGGTAGAATATCCTCCGCTGCAATTTCATCTATTTTCTTTCATGGATGTCCTAAAGTTATACAATTTGCGACACTTATAAGTGGTGGACATCGTCAATTTCCTTTAGTGCCAAACTTTACGGGGAAAAACATTCCAACTACAGAAAACCAAAAAGTAACTCTAAAGCTTCGAGAAACGGATAATGTTGAATGTGTAATATTAATGTAG
- a CDS encoding response regulator transcription factor, with protein sequence MNILLVEDDAPLAMGIEYALKKQDFAVSIAKNIKDAYRLFNEDIQLILLDVTLPDGNGYDFCKEIRQTSNVPIIFMTALDDEPNVVFGLDIGGDDYISKPVRTSELISRINAIMRRQKQAESVDTGKIISGNVVVEPLKCKVYVNKEEVFLTAVEYKLLLVLLENKGNVLSRNTIIEKLWDIDSNFVDYNTLNVYMKRLREKIEVGDEKHIETVRGLGYVWKD encoded by the coding sequence ATGAATATATTACTTGTGGAAGACGATGCACCCCTTGCTATGGGGATTGAATATGCATTGAAAAAGCAGGATTTTGCGGTATCAATAGCAAAGAATATTAAAGATGCTTACCGGTTGTTTAATGAAGACATTCAATTAATTCTGCTGGATGTTACTCTTCCTGACGGAAACGGGTATGATTTTTGCAAGGAAATACGCCAGACCAGCAATGTACCCATAATTTTTATGACAGCCCTTGATGATGAGCCTAATGTAGTATTTGGACTTGATATAGGCGGTGATGACTACATTTCAAAGCCTGTAAGAACCAGCGAATTGATATCCAGGATAAATGCCATTATGAGAAGGCAGAAGCAGGCTGAGAGCGTAGATACAGGCAAAATCATCAGTGGAAATGTAGTGGTTGAACCATTAAAATGTAAGGTTTATGTAAATAAAGAAGAAGTTTTTCTCACTGCTGTTGAATACAAACTATTGCTTGTGCTGCTTGAAAATAAAGGGAATGTATTAAGCAGAAACACTATTATTGAAAAACTATGGGACATTGACAGTAATTTTGTTGACTATAATACTCTCAATGTATATATGAAAAGACTTCGTGAAAAGATTGAAGTTGGAGATGAAAAGCACATAGAGACAGTGAGAGGACTCGGATATGTGTGGAAAGACTGA
- a CDS encoding sensor histidine kinase has translation MKLLKNKEIQLVIVIITALLLAFGAVTYYTVKNFADSVNKVQIQQNTATIGAIVKQYPKLESDIVKNYTKGFKKDYEYGKSILNKYSYDENLKVENNYMLADTLRKANARIGVTFVLFGAALLLLCVFCFNRIFSKIRKISVSAEAIVEGNYDSIKGDTQEGDIGYLIYQINCMSERLSENVHALENEKITLKRIMADISHQLKTPLASLIMFNDIMKNDSTLSEEERADFVLESKNQLDRMEWLIKNILKMAKLEAGVVEFTMEEADISETLQRSLSPLKAIASEKNVDVRLNGSSNIIVKHDINWTTEAFSNIIKNCIEHSNMGGDINISWDENNVFVQIIIEDEGEGIPKDEIPKIFDRFYKGSYSCNPTNIGIGLYITKSIVEGQNGSIYVSSTLGKGTRFTVRLMKKPL, from the coding sequence TTGAAGCTTCTGAAAAATAAAGAAATCCAGCTTGTTATTGTGATAATCACAGCTTTACTTCTGGCTTTTGGTGCTGTTACTTATTATACTGTAAAAAACTTTGCAGATTCCGTAAATAAAGTACAAATACAGCAGAATACTGCTACTATAGGTGCCATTGTAAAACAATATCCTAAGTTGGAAAGTGATATTGTTAAGAACTATACAAAGGGTTTTAAGAAAGACTACGAGTATGGAAAATCAATTTTAAATAAATATTCTTATGATGAAAATCTCAAGGTAGAAAATAATTATATGCTTGCAGATACCCTTAGAAAAGCAAATGCCAGAATTGGAGTAACTTTTGTATTGTTTGGGGCAGCTTTGCTTTTATTATGCGTCTTTTGCTTTAATAGGATTTTCTCAAAAATAAGAAAGATTAGTGTCAGTGCCGAAGCCATTGTAGAAGGAAATTACGATTCAATAAAAGGGGATACTCAAGAAGGTGATATCGGATATCTGATATATCAGATAAATTGCATGAGTGAACGTTTAAGTGAAAATGTTCATGCTTTGGAAAATGAAAAGATTACATTAAAACGAATCATGGCCGACATATCCCATCAGCTTAAAACACCACTTGCTTCGCTTATAATGTTTAACGACATAATGAAAAATGACAGCACCCTTTCTGAAGAGGAACGGGCAGATTTTGTTCTAGAGAGCAAGAATCAACTGGATAGGATGGAATGGCTCATAAAAAACATACTCAAAATGGCAAAACTTGAAGCAGGAGTTGTTGAGTTTACTATGGAGGAAGCAGATATTTCCGAAACGCTTCAAAGAAGCCTTTCACCACTTAAAGCAATTGCTTCTGAAAAAAATGTGGATGTAAGGCTCAATGGTTCTTCAAATATTATAGTAAAGCATGATATAAACTGGACTACAGAAGCATTTTCAAACATTATTAAAAATTGTATAGAGCATAGTAATATGGGAGGAGATATTAATATATCCTGGGATGAAAATAATGTTTTTGTACAAATAATAATAGAGGACGAGGGTGAGGGAATTCCCAAGGATGAGATCCCAAAAATATTTGATAGATTTTATAAAGGCTCTTACAGTTGCAATCCAACAAATATCGGAATAGGACTATACATTACCAAGTCTATTGTAGAAGGTCAGAATGGGTCAATATACGTAAGTAGTACTTTGGGAAAAGGCACCAGGTTTACGGTAAGGCTTATGAAGAAACCACTTTAA
- a CDS encoding metal ABC transporter substrate-binding protein, producing the protein MKQGKLLRTLLIALAFSFILVGCSNGTENTAEKAETTIVTSFYPMYILTQNIVKDIPGIKVLNMTEPQQGCLHDYQMVPADLKTLEKADIFVINGAGMEAFMDKVIKQRPSLKIVEASKDMELLKDANGEDNAHVWVGISGAIQEVKNISEGLAKADLKNAEAYRKNASEYVKQLEAQKDKMHKELDEFKNKNVITFHEAFPYFAKEFGLNIVSVVEREPGTEPSAGELAELIDKIKSSNVKILFAEPQYSAKAAYSIAKQTGAKVYLLDPVVTGEKNAPADSYIKTMDENLKVLVKAFKENQ; encoded by the coding sequence TTGAAACAAGGTAAACTCTTAAGGACGCTGTTAATAGCGTTGGCGTTCTCATTTATATTAGTCGGCTGTTCCAACGGGACGGAAAATACTGCAGAAAAAGCAGAAACTACAATAGTTACTTCATTTTATCCCATGTATATTTTAACTCAAAACATTGTAAAGGATATACCAGGTATAAAGGTTTTAAACATGACGGAACCTCAGCAAGGCTGTCTACATGATTATCAGATGGTTCCTGCGGATTTAAAAACTCTTGAGAAAGCAGACATATTTGTAATTAACGGGGCAGGGATGGAAGCTTTTATGGACAAGGTAATCAAGCAGAGGCCCTCCCTTAAAATAGTTGAAGCCTCAAAAGATATGGAGCTACTAAAGGATGCCAACGGAGAAGATAATGCACATGTCTGGGTAGGTATTTCAGGTGCAATACAAGAAGTCAAAAATATTTCTGAAGGACTTGCAAAGGCAGATTTAAAGAATGCTGAAGCCTATAGGAAAAATGCTTCTGAATATGTAAAGCAGCTTGAGGCTCAGAAAGATAAAATGCACAAAGAACTTGATGAGTTTAAAAATAAGAACGTTATAACTTTCCATGAGGCTTTTCCTTATTTTGCCAAGGAATTTGGACTGAATATAGTGTCTGTGGTAGAGCGTGAGCCCGGAACAGAGCCTAGTGCCGGAGAACTGGCAGAGTTGATAGACAAGATAAAAAGTTCAAATGTAAAAATACTGTTTGCAGAACCTCAGTATTCTGCAAAAGCGGCGTATTCAATTGCAAAACAAACAGGTGCAAAAGTATATCTTCTTGACCCTGTTGTAACAGGTGAGAAAAATGCACCTGCAGACAGCTATATTAAGACAATGGATGAGAATCTGAAAGTTTTGGTTAAGGCTTTTAAGGAGAATCAGTAG
- a CDS encoding AAA family ATPase has protein sequence MLLRYKVKNFCSFKDEVVFSMKPGKVISRFEDNVVYINPRLKILKAAVIEGENAGGKTNFMKSLEFLKYLFESDSNPRIYNKLAFKYNTNETQFFEISVLASNNMIYTYSLTLDSYSPVEESLYIRTASQDETNNKRIFISQRSDFKKHEKDNAERLKITYNIDIDYKYIDKELKSIIEARVGVTQAGIGLVLKYLSLIGVSIVLPLTEWISNSLILNLPQDHSLNFYKQILKEEEDLSIIKEEGFLEIFRLVDSAITKIEVNDEEPFEKTIIVRKTEENSEFRIELQNESSGTREFFAWSIQLWKVLNKNIVLFADEIDKVLNSILSEKIISLIQGSDHRGQFIFSTHNVMHLNTNIFMKEQLNFISKKKETLSSELYSLADFKEYRYDKADVYDLYLKGILGGVPND, from the coding sequence ATGTTATTAAGATATAAAGTGAAAAATTTTTGTTCATTTAAAGATGAAGTAGTTTTTTCTATGAAACCTGGTAAAGTAATTAGTAGATTTGAAGATAATGTTGTATATATTAATCCAAGATTGAAAATTTTGAAAGCCGCAGTTATAGAGGGAGAAAATGCAGGCGGCAAAACCAATTTTATGAAAAGTCTAGAATTTCTGAAATATTTGTTTGAATCAGATTCAAACCCACGGATATATAATAAATTGGCATTTAAATATAATACTAACGAGACACAATTTTTCGAAATATCAGTTCTAGCTAGTAATAATATGATATATACCTATTCACTAACTCTTGATAGTTATTCTCCTGTTGAAGAAAGTTTATACATTAGAACTGCTAGTCAGGATGAAACTAATAACAAAAGGATATTTATATCTCAAAGAAGCGATTTTAAAAAACATGAAAAAGACAATGCTGAAAGGCTGAAAATTACTTATAATATTGATATAGATTATAAGTATATCGATAAAGAATTAAAAAGTATTATAGAAGCAAGAGTTGGCGTTACTCAAGCCGGAATAGGACTAGTCTTAAAATATTTATCATTGATAGGGGTAAGTATTGTTTTACCTTTGACAGAATGGATTAGCAATTCATTGATTTTGAATTTGCCCCAGGACCATTCCTTAAATTTTTACAAGCAGATTCTAAAGGAAGAGGAAGATTTATCTATAATTAAAGAAGAAGGATTCTTGGAAATTTTCAGGTTGGTAGATTCAGCTATAACAAAAATAGAAGTTAATGATGAAGAACCTTTTGAAAAAACAATCATAGTCCGTAAAACTGAAGAGAATAGTGAATTTCGAATTGAACTCCAAAATGAATCTTCTGGAACTAGAGAATTTTTTGCATGGTCTATTCAATTATGGAAAGTCTTAAACAAAAATATTGTTCTATTTGCCGATGAGATTGACAAAGTACTAAATTCTATATTGTCCGAGAAGATTATTAGTCTAATACAGGGTTCAGACCATAGAGGCCAGTTTATTTTTTCAACCCATAATGTTATGCATTTAAATACAAACATTTTTATGAAGGAACAGCTTAATTTTATTTCAAAGAAAAAAGAAACCCTTTCTTCTGAATTATACTCTTTGGCTGACTTTAAGGAGTACAGGTATGATAAAGCCGATGTTTATGATTTATACTTGAAGGGTATCCTTGGAGGTGTTCCTAATGACTAG
- a CDS encoding RloB domain-containing protein: MTREGKLRIKLFVEGYTEENYFKNLRKSNNVEISYREVNMRGGGYTSFLNEVRKSPDSGFIAVFIVVDLDKFIQEPDQDEPFKKLLRHCKNKNKSGKIPYFLIVSNKDFEYFACCHCLNYKNTDTTAYITKKFKYKSLEEFKEDEKVYNFLNSNSRSYTNALRKIRSQKPYISNEYKKEVKGLDINIKIKRTEIESEALNYCHSNIYELFEIIGVN; the protein is encoded by the coding sequence ATGACTAGAGAAGGAAAATTACGAATAAAATTATTTGTCGAAGGGTATACAGAGGAAAATTATTTTAAGAATCTTCGTAAGAGTAATAATGTTGAAATATCATATAGGGAAGTTAATATGAGGGGCGGGGGATATACAAGCTTTTTAAATGAAGTAAGAAAATCTCCTGATTCTGGATTTATAGCTGTTTTTATAGTTGTAGATCTTGACAAATTTATTCAAGAACCTGACCAGGATGAACCTTTTAAAAAGTTACTAAGGCATTGCAAAAACAAGAATAAGAGTGGTAAGATACCATATTTCTTAATTGTATCAAATAAAGATTTTGAATATTTTGCATGTTGTCATTGCTTAAATTATAAAAATACAGATACAACTGCCTATATAACCAAAAAATTTAAATATAAAAGCCTAGAAGAATTTAAAGAAGATGAAAAGGTGTACAACTTCTTAAACAGTAATTCCCGCTCGTATACTAATGCACTTAGAAAAATCAGATCTCAAAAACCATACATAAGTAATGAATATAAAAAGGAAGTTAAAGGACTTGATATAAATATAAAAATAAAAAGAACTGAAATTGAGAGTGAGGCTCTAAATTACTGTCATTCAAATATTTATGAGTTATTTGAAATTATTGGTGTAAACTAG